The DNA region taaatatccccccccccccccttaaacgTACTAATGTCACTGtcccccactacaacaacaacaaatacttaaatacatgtaattttgtccttgacaCCTTTAATTGAAATGCTGAATTCCAtccattcctatggaggactgtcaatatggccgaccggtggcttaaAGCCtctaattggccaatacatagcatcagtaGTCCAGAGTTTATATACACGTCGTTGGAATAGATGcggaactcgaccaaaacaatggaacgACATTGCCATGGAAACGCGTCGGGGTAAAGATCCCAAGctaaattagcctacattttaagttattgtcttatatgtgtatttcacactatgttgaggtaaaaaatCTGAGTATAATGTTTGTATGGATGTTTCACATTAACTCACgtcatcgtcaccaatcaactgcattcgtttttttttttaaacgacgtGACTACCGTCaacgatttctgtatgctagctatgctaccagcttatacgaatgggagttagcatttagcagtcacctcttctaaacctgaaaaacTTCTACATGTTATGCAGGGAAAGAAGTCCAATATTTCCAAATAGGACTCAAGAAATACATCGTGGGCTTGTTACAATACAGAAATCATGACTGATTATCCTCTTTTGTTTGATTAGATGTGTTGAATGGGCACCAATCTGGTCCTTTTACAACGTCAACGTTCCTAAGCAACTGTAGTAGTACTGTTGTTCTGTGGACAACATGCAACATCACGTGACACAGACCCGgcacgaacacacacagaacatgcaTCATAttaacgttacacacacacacacacacacacttctcgcTCAGATCAGAAGGACGGCTCATAGTGActtgtcaatcaatcaaaatcaGTGTCCAGGTTCCCGCCCCCCCCGGTTAGGACATTCATCAGAAGACGGATGGACAGCATGATTCGACGTCACTGACGTGAACACTTGTGACATTACATTCACTAAACACCCTCAGTCTCTCCTGGTTAcctaggagacagagacaggccctCCGTCTCTCCTGGTTAcctaggagacagagacaggccctCCGTCTCCAACCTAGAGTGAATCTCCGCAGATCTTCTCCTCCAGTGTTGTTTGAGGGAGGTGAGTAGAGAGGACTTGAAGGCTCTCAGGCTCTAGGAGATTCTCCCCCAGTCAATGTTTCAGATCAGATCTTGTATAAGAGACTAGAGGTGTAGTTAAAGGTGTGAGCTGGGTGGGGCTCTGCTCCTAGTAGCAGACTGAAGGATGGTAGGGTCTACGCCCGTCTCTGGGTTATAGCACCCCTGTGGCAGGGTCTAGGTCTGCTCTGGGGTTATAGCACCCCCAGTGGCAGGGTCTACGCCCGTCTCTGGGGTTATAGCACCCCCTGTGGCTGGGTCTAGTACTGCTCTGGGGTTATAGCACCCCAGTGGTAGGGTCTACGCCCGTGGCAGGGTCTAGTATGTTGTTAGCTTCCAGGTTCTGCTGTGTGGTTCCAGGCTTGTTGTCCGTCTCTGGGTTATAGCGCCCCCTGTGGCAGGTCTAGTATGTTGTTAGCTTCCAGGTTCTGCTGTGTGTTCCAGGCGTGTTGTCCGTCTCTGGGGTTATACGCCCCCTGTGGCAGGGTCTAGTATGTTGTTAGCTTCCAGTTCTGCTGTGTGTTTCCAGGCGTGTTGTCCGTCTCTGGGTTATAGCACCCCAGTGGCAGGGTCTAGGTACTGCTCTGGGGTTATAGCGCCCCAGCGTCTAGTATGTTGTTAGCTTCCAGGTTCTGCTGTGTGTTCCCAGGTGTGTTGTCCATCTCCAGGTAGTGCTGTGTGATCAGCTGACTCAGGTACATCAGGACGGCACAGTCGTCTTCCCCAAGCCTGAGCTGATCCCTCAGGAAGCCCCGCGTCCTCTCTTCTACTTCCCGTCTCTGCTCCAGGTGGCTGATGGGAAGGTGGAGGTGATGTGTAAAGCTAAGGAGGAAGGCCCGCGCAGCCAGTCTACTGAGCGTGTTCTGGAGATGTAGGAAGTAGGTGGAGCCTCGGCGGAGGCGGGTACGGTGGTCCGCCACGTTGGCCAGGAGGGTTCCGCGGTAGCCGGGGCAACGGAGGGTCTTCCGGTCGGCGTCCAGGACGGAGATGTAACGGCTGtagcgagacagagagcagagcatgCTGGTCCCCGCGGGAGACGCCATcctggaggaaaagagggaggacaACTTTAGTCTGAATGAGATGTATAGCGCCTGGGGAAAGTCTAGACAGATTTTATATTGATCAAATGGGGGAAAACAATCCCAATTTAATGcactttttatattttaatttaaggcagcaaaatgagGTASCAGGAAGTTGCACTGACTGACCCGAGGACTGTATGGGACTGATCCCCACTCACACCAYGCCCCTCCTCTGCAGTCCTATGATGCACTAACTGACCCCAGGACTGATGACAGCATCATGTCATGTGACTGTCTGACTGTATGGGACTGATCCCCCCTCACACCAggcccctcctcctcacctctgcAGTCCTATGAGTTTCCATCTCTGTAGGTCTGCGAGGCTGAAGGGGCAGGAGAGCCAGGGCTGGACCCTCTCCCCACAGCGCCCGGGTCCAGGCACGTAGAGGGCTAGAGCGGACACCAGCCTCCTGACCCTGCCCTCCTCAGATCCCAGGACCACCAGGGTTCGACCACTCAGTAGGGACCACAGGGCATGCAGGGCAAACGGATACTGACGCACAAACCTGGAggtagagaccgagagagagataatcacgtgttattggtcacgtacacgtgtttagcagaggttattgtgggtgtagcgaaatgctggtgtttctagctccaacagtgcagtaatatctaactaaatgcttgtgttcctagctccaacagtgcagtagtatctaactaaatgctatGTGTTGAATGGGCACCACAGTCTGGTCTTTTACAACGCTCAGTTCCTAAGGCAACTGTAGTAGTACTGTGGTTGCGAGGGTGGTGGACACATGCAACATCATCGTGACACTAGCACCCGGTgagcagaacacaacacagagacaactGTAAAGGCATTACCGTACTGTACAGAACCGTGCAGCTAaattcacacacagcacaccccgGTTCTTTGCtttaagccacacacacacacaccacttctcgCAGATCAGATAGGACGCTCATAGTGActtgtcaatcaatcaaaatcaGTGTCCAGGTTCCCGCCCCCCCCCGGTTAGGACATTCATCAGAAGGACGGATGACGACACTGATTGCGACGTCACTGACGTGAACACTTGTGACATTACATTCACTAAACACCCTCAGTCTCTCCTGGttacctagagacagagacaggccctCCGTCTCTCGTTAcctaggagacagagacaggccctCCGTCTCCAACCTAGAGTGAATCTCCGCAGATCTTCTCCTCCATGTGTTTTGAGGGAGGTGAGTAGAGAGGACTTGAAGGCTCTCAGGCTCTAGGAGATTCTCCCCCAGTCAATGTTCAGATCAGATCTTGTATAAGAGACTAGAGTGTAGTTAAAGGTGAAGCTGGGTGGGGCTCTGCTCCTAGTAGCAGACTGAAGGATGGTAGGGTCTACGCCCGTCTCTGGGGTTATAGCACCCCCTGTGGCAGGGTCTAGGTTCTGCTCTGGGTTATAGCACCCCAGTGGCAGGTTCTACGCCCGTCTCTGGGGTATTAGACCCCCTGTGGCTGGTGTCTAGGTATGCTCTGGGTTATAGCACCCCCAGTGGTAGGGTCTACGCCCGTGGCAGGGTCTAGTATGTTGTTAGCTTCCGGGTTCTGCTGTGTGGTTCCAGGCTTGTTGTCGTCTCTGGGTTATAGCGCCCCTGTGGCAGGGTCTAGTATGTTGTTAGCTTCCAGGTTCTGCTGTGTGTTTCCAGGCGTGTTGTCCGTCTCTGGGGTTATAGCGCCCCCTGTGGCAGGGTCTAGTATGTTGTTAGCTTCCAGGTTCTGCTGTGTGTTTCCAGGCGTGTTGTCCGTCTCTGGGGTTATAGCACCCCCAGTGGCAGGGTCTAGGTACTGCTCTGGGGTATAGGCCCCCAGGTCTAGTATGTTTTAGCTTCCAGGTCTCGCTGTGTGTTCCGAGGTGTTTTGTCCATCTCCAGGTAGTGCTGTGTGATCAGCTGACTCAGGTACATCAGGACGGCACAGTCGTCTTCCCAAGCCTGAGCTGATCCCTCAGGAAGCCCGCGTCTCTCTTCTACTTCCCGTCTCTGCTCCAGGTGGCTGATGGAATTGGAGGTGATGTGTAAAGCTAAGGAGGAAGGCCGCGCAGAAGTCTACTGAGCGTGTTCTGAGAATGTAGGAAGTAGGTGGAGCCTCGCGGAGCGGGGTACGGGTGGTCCGCCACGTTGGCCAGGAGGGTTCCGCGGTAGCCGGGGCAACGGAGGGTCTTCGGGTCGGCGTCAGACGGATGTAACGGCTGTacgggagacagagagcagagcatgCTGGTCCCGCGGCGGGAGACCATCtctggaggaaaagagggagaccaAGTTAGTCTGAATGTGAGAAGTATGCGCCTGGGAAAGTTACTGGACTAGATTTATGATTAGTAGAACATGATGGGAAAACAATCCCAATTTAATGcacttttgtattattattaatttaaggCATGCGAAATGGAGGTATATGCAGGATTGACTGACTGACCCGGAGACTGTTACTGCGGACTGATCCACTCACATCCAGGCCCTTCCTCTGCAGTCCTATATGCACTAGCTGACCCCAGGACTGATGACGACATCATGTCTATGGTGACGGTCTGACTGTATGGGACTGAGCCACCCCTCCACCGcgccctctcctctacctctgcaGTCCTAGGTTCCATCTCTGTAGCGTGCGAGGCTGAAGGGGCGGGAGCCAGGGCTGGACCCCTCCCCACAGCGCCCGGTTCAGCGTAGAGGCTAGCGGACACCAGCCTCCTGACCCTGCCCTCTCTCAGATCCAGGACCACAGGGTTCGACCACTCAGTAGGGACCACAGGGCATGCAGGCAAACGGATACTAGACGCACAAACCTGGagtgagagaccgagagagagataatcacgtgttattggtcacgtacacgtgtttagcagaggttattgtgggtgtagcgaaatgctggtgtttctagctccaacagtgcagtaatatctaactaaatgcttgtgttcctagctccaacagtgcagtagtatctaactaaatgctggtgtttctagctccaacagtgcagtaatatctaactaaatgcttgtgttcctactcAACAGTGAGAGTACTATACATAAGcttggtgtttctagctccacagTACatgtagtatctaactaaatgcttgtgttcctagctccaacagtgcagtaatatctaactaaatgcttgtgttccagctccaacagtgcagtaatatctaactaaatgcttgttttcctagctccaacagtgcagtagtatctaactaaatacttgtgttcctagctccaacagtgcagtagtatctaactaaatacttgtgtttcctagctccaacagtgcagtagtatctaactaactgcttgtgttcctagctccaacagtgcagtagtatctaactaaatgcttgtgttcctagctccaacagtgcagtaatatctaactaaatgctcgtgtttctagctccaacagtgcagtagtatctaactaaatgcttgtgtttcctagctccaacagtgcagtagtatctaactaaatgctcgtgttctagctccaacagtgcagtaatatctaactaaatgcttgtgttccctagctccaacagtacagtagtatctaactaatgcttgtgttcctagctccaacagtgcagtagtatctaactaaatgcttgtgttcctagctccaacagtgcagtaattatgactaaatgcttgtgttcctagctcaaaacagtgcagtaatatctaactaaatgcttgtgttcctagctccaacagtacagtagtatctaactaatgcttgtttcctagctccaacagtacagaagtaatctaacaaatgcttgtgttcctagctacaacagtgcagtaagataaacagtatatacatgagatgagtaatacatataCTAAGATACAGCatgaataggatagaatacagtataacatatgagatgagtaagtcATAGATAaggaatacagtagaatagataagaatacagtatatacatatgagtatgAGTAATACAagaataaatacagtagaatagaatagaatacagtatatacatatgagatgataatacatagactaagataagtagaatagaataatacagtatatacacatatgagatagTAATACAGTGAAAGATACTGAGATACAGTAGAAAGAATATCAGTattatgtacatatgagatgagtaatacatagacttaAGATACagtaatagtatagaatacagtatatacatatgagatgataatACAACATATTAAACATTATTATAAGTGGCCATGAGTTCCAAgttatgtatatagggcagcagtatctcatatgtgctagtgatggctattaacagtctgatggccttgaaatagaagcaggtatagaaaacacaccatggggtggggagagagaggcaggtatagaaaacacaccatggggagagagagcagtataGAAACACAccatggggagagagagcaggtataCGAAAACACACCATGGGGAGAGCAGAGAAGCAGGTATGAGAAAGACACCATCGGGGAATAGAGCGTATACGAAAacacatggggagagagagcaggtatGAGAAAACacacctggggagagagaggcaggtaaaatagaaaacacaccatgggggaggagaggcaggtatagaaaacacaccatggggagagagagcaggtatagaaaacacaccaTGGGGAGAGaaaggtatagaaaacacaccatgggggagagagagcaggtatagaaaacacaccatgggagagagaggcaggtatagaaaacacatgGTCCATTGGGGAGAGAGGCAGGTATAGAAACACAccatggggagagagacaggtatagaaaacacaccatggggagagagagagggtatagaaaacacacatgggagagagagcaggtatagaaaacacaccatgggagagagagcagtatagaaaacacaccatggggagagagagaggtatagaaacacaccatgggagagagagagcaggtatagaaaacacaccaTGGGGAGAGAGGCAGGTATAGAAAACACTACCATGGGGAGAAGAGAgcacaggtatagaaaacacaccatggggagagagagagcaggtataGAAAACCAccatggggagagagagcaggtatagaaaacacaccatggggagagaggagaggagacagtatagaaaacacaccatgggagagagagcaggtataGAAACACAGCCAGTGGGAGTATAGAGAgcggtatagaaaacacacatggggagagagagcaggtatagaaaacacaccatggggagagagacaggtatagaaaacacacctAGGGGAAGAGAGcagtatagaaaacacacacatagactggAGATATCAGATTCCGAGCCTAGAATGAATTAATCAAACCAATGAGTGACTCACCTAGCGCTCCCTGATTAATCAACCATCGAGTGAGTCACCTGAGCGCTCCTGAATGAATCAACCAATGAGTGACTCACCTGAGCGTCCCTGCCCGGCCCTCTTCTTCTGCCTCAGCGTCACCACCCCCCCGTACCCCAGAGGTGAGCCGGCCCGTCGGACCCCGTAGACGCTGACAGTGGTCACGTCTGACCCCGTCCTGGTCCGATCCCCTGGAGGTGGTATCTCCCAAGGAGGAGATGGGCAGGTCCAGTCCAGCCCACAGGGCTCTGGCAGCGGGTGGAACCCAGGCTCTAGACCCCTGGACGGCAGCAGGGCTGGGGCTCCTGGTTGACCACCAGGGGAAGAGAGCGCGGGCTGCAGCCCGCAGCAGGCAGCGTGTCTGGGGGAGAGGTATGTACAGGAAGCCTCCTGAGACATGCAGCAGGCCGTGTCCATCTGGACCCAACTCATGGTCAGGAACTCTCTGTCCATCACCCTCCCCTGTCTCAGCCCCTCCCTCCTACTCTCGGTCAGGGGCTGGGGCCGTAGGGGTGGCGCTCTCAAGATGTCTTACGTGGATCCTCTTCTGTGCGTCCCCTCTGCCTGTTTTGCCGGGTGTAGAGGGACAGGGGTCGCTAGTCTGATCTCTCTTTCCTTGCTCTCCTTGCTAATGTCGGCTGTTAGTAACACTCCGTTCTTGGTTGCTTGCATCCTTCCCGTCGTGTTTCCGGTTAATAGTGAGCTCCTATCGTTCTCTTCCATCCCGGTTTTCTCGTTAAAACTCTCCTGTGCGGTCTCAGCTGCGGCCTGCGGTGTCTGCTATTGTCGTAAACGACTCCGTCTGTCTTCGCTCCTCTCGNNNNNNNNNNNNNNNNNNNNNNNNNggtgtttctagctccaacagtgcagtaatatctaactaaatgcttgtgttcctagctccaacagtgcagtagtatctaactaaatgctgtgtttctagctccaacagtacagtagtatctaactaaatgcttgtgttcctagctccaacagtgcagtaatatctaactaaatgcttgtgttccagctccaacagtgcagtaatatctaactaaatgttgtgttcctagctccaacagtgcagtagtatctaactaaatacttgtgttcctagctccaacagtgcagtagtatctaactaaatacttgtgttcctagctccaacagtgcagtagtatctaactaactgcttgtgttcctagctccaacagtgcagtagtatctaactaaatgcttgtgttcctagctccaacagtgcagtaatatctaactaaatgctcgtgtttctagctccaacagtgcagtagtatctaactaaatgcttgtgttcctagctccaacagtgcagtagtatctaactaaatgctcgtgtttctagctccaacagtgcagtaatatctaactaaatgcttgtgttcctagctccaacagtacagtagtatctaactaaatgcttgtgttcctagctccaacagtgcagtagtatctaactaaatgcttgtgttcctagctccaacagtgcagtaatatatgactaaatgcttgtgttcctagctccaacagtgcagtaatatctaactaaatgcttgtgttcctagctccaacagtacagtagtatctaactaaatgcttgtgttcctagctccaacagtacagtagtatctaactaatgcttgtgttcctagctccaacagtgcagtagaatacagtatatacatatgagatgagtaatacatataCTAAGATACagcagaataggatagaatacagtatatacatatgagatgagtaatgcatagactaagatacagtagaataggatagaatacagtatatacatatgagatgagtaatacatagactaagatacagtagaataggatagatacagtataacatatgagatgagtaatacatagactaagatacagtagaatagaatagaatacagtatatacatatgagatgagtatacatagactaagatacagtagaatagaatacagtatatacatatgagatgagtaatacatgactaagatacagtagatagtatagaataagtattacatatgagatgagtaatacaaccTCTTTCCGTTAAAGACTCCTtcggtctctccctccctctcacacacacggtgtgtctcaccctctccctcctcagcGTCCAGCAGAAAAACAGGGGTCtggtctcctccctcctcctcctctcctccactcctgtcGCTACTAAAGCTGTCTTTATTCCCCTCAGAGCTTTCCTGGTCCTGTGTCTCCATGGTCAGGTCAGAGAGTGACGACTCCAGCCTCTCCTCRCCGGTCAGGGCCTCACTCTGCTGGGCAGAGTTATCAGGACAGGGAGGGTACACCTCCAGAACCTCCACAGACTCCGGTGGCGCCGGGCACAGCACGATGGACGGGGTGTGTATATGCGAGTGTGGGTCCGTCCCCACTGTGTGGTTGAGAGAACAGAAGATTCTTCCCAGCACCgctacctcctcttcctcctcccccagcTCCTCCTCAAACAGGAAGTTGGTGATGTTCTGTTTCCTGCGTAGCGCTCGGTCCAGGCGGCGGGTGTACAGGTAACACAAGTCCCCCCMGAAACACCTCTCGGTGTGAGTGAGTAGTTCCACGGTGGCCTCGTAGAACCTCTCCTCACATAACTCCGTCAGGTCRTTCAGACGCTTGGCGAAACATTTDGCCGACTTCCCRTTTATCAGCTGAGGGGTGTAggactgtctcctctctcccgccTCCTCCCCCGTGTCAGGGCCSGGCGGtgcgtctctgtgtctctgggaCTCTGTGACACAGTGTTGACAGTGTGCAGCGTGGGGGTCCCGGCGGGGGCGGAGGGGGTACGAGGTGATCTGCCTCAGCAGGTCTCGGTGCTCGTAGATACTCTTCTCCATCGCCGCGAGCTCATTGGCCTTGTCCACCGCGTGGGCGGAGTAACACCCCTGAGGCCCCGCCTCCCGCTGAAGCCCCTCCTCTTTCTGCAGGAACGGACCGCGTGTACCTGTCATAGGGCACAAACAGGAAGTTACGACAGATGGTAGCGGGTAGTAACGTGTGTCAGAGAGTGgtgtgtcagtcagtgtgtgtgtgttcagagtgtgtctgtgtgtcagagtgtgtgtgtgtgtctagagtgtgtgtagtgtcagagtgtgtgtgtgtgtctgtgtgtcagagtgtgtctgtgtgtcagagtgtgtctgtgtgtgtgtgtgtggtgtctgtcagagtgtgtgtgtgtgtgtctgtgtcagagtgtgtgtgtgtgtcagagtgtgtgtgtgtctgtgtgtgtggtgtttgtgttgcgtgtgtcagagtgtgtcagcgtgtgtcagtgtggtgtgtgtctgtctgtgtctgttgtgtgtgtgtgtgtgtgtgtgtctgtgtgtgtgtgggtgtgtgtcagagttgtgtatgtcgtgttgttgtgtgttgtgtgtgtgtgtcagagtgtgtgattcagagtgtgtgtgtgtgtgtggtgtgtgtgtgtgtgtgtcagagtgtgtgtgtgtcagagtgtgtggcTGTCAGAGGTGTGTATGtcaggtgtgttgtgtggtgtgtgtgtgtgtggtggtgtgtggtggtgtgtgtcagagtgtgtgttgtgtcagtgtgtgtttgtggtcctcGTACTCCAGTCCGTACTTCCCTGCAGCTCGCCTGTGGGCGAAAGGCCCGCCGTTTCGCTTCTACACTCGGAGGCGCGGGAGAAGAGGAGCACAGCTCCTGGAACTGCTGCATATCTCCTCTCGTCGGCAGAGACGAGAAGGGCCATGCAGAACGGCCCGGACGAAGCCTCGCGCCTCCAGGTCATACAGAGTCAGGTGCGTGAACGTAGGCAAACGGCCCCCTCCTTAGAGTCACCCAGCACCACCCTGGAGTCCTCCACAAAACTTACAGGAGGGAACAACAGATTACAATTTAGAGATAGAGTTAGAATACCCTGGAGTCTCCACAGAAACTACAGGGGAGGAGACAACAGGATACAATTAGAGTAGAATACCCTGAGTCCTCCACAAAACTACAGGGGAGGAGACAACAGGATACAATTTAGAGTAGGAAATACCCCGGAGTCCTCCACAAAACTACAGGGGAGGAGACAACAGGATACAATTAGAGTAGAATACCCTCGGAGTCCTCCACAAAACTACAGGGGAGGAGACAACAGGATACAATTAGAGTGAGAATACCCTGGAGTCCTCCACAAAAACTACAGGGGAGGAGACAACAGGATACAATTAGAGTAGAATACCCTGGAGTCCTCCACAAAAACTACAGGGGAGGAGACAACGGGATACAATTAGAGTAGAATACCCTGGAGTCCTCCACAAAAACTACAGGGGAACAACCATAATTAGAGTAGAATACCCTGGAGTCCTCCACAAAACTACAGGGGAGGAGACAACGGATACAATTAGAGTAGAATACCCTGAGTCCTCCACAAAACTACAGGGGAGGAGACAACCGGATACAATTAGAGTAGAATTACCCTGGGTCCTCCACAAAACTTACAGGGGAGGTGAACTACAGGATACAATTAGAGTAGAATACCCTGGGTCCTCCACAAAACTACAGGGGAGGAGACAACAGGATACAATTAGAGTAGAATACCCTGGAGTCCTCCACAAAACTACAACAGAATAGAactagaatataatagaacagaatagaattagattagaatataatagaatgtaacagaaaataattacaatataatagaattagagtagaatagaacagaatagaattagagtagaatagaacagaatagaattacagtagaatagaatagaattagagtagaatagaacagaataagagtagaatataatagaatgtaacagaaaataattacaatagaatagaattagagtagaatagaacagaatataattagagtagaatagaatagaatgtaacagaaaataattagagagtagaaaacagtaaaatagGATCTCATTAGAGTAGAgtacaaataaaaaattaaatagaaCAGTTACC from Salvelinus sp. IW2-2015 unplaced genomic scaffold, ASM291031v2 Un_scaffold6346, whole genome shotgun sequence includes:
- the LOC112078826 gene encoding LOW QUALITY PROTEIN: guanine nucleotide exchange protein smcr8a-like (The sequence of the model RefSeq protein was modified relative to this genomic sequence to represent the inferred CDS: inserted 4 bases in 2 codons; deleted 4 bases in 4 codons), translating into MSKLTPAGSREKMIGAPDVVAFTKEDDFGEVGYPDPWVVPEEFSVPLFPSNNNANPWAKTSYAKFTKDFILISEFSEQVGPQPLLTIPDDPKVFGTFDLNYFSLRIMSVDYQASFVGHPTGSGYPRLSFVEDSRVVLGDSKEGAFAYVHHLTLYDLEARGFVRPFCMALLVSADERRYAAVPGAVLLFSRASECRSETAGLSPTGELQGSTRGPFLQKEEGLQREAGPQGCYSAHAVDKANELAAMEKSIYEHRDLLRQITSYPLRPRRDPHAAHCQHCVTESQRHRDAPPGPDTGEEAGERRQSYTPQLINGKSAKCFAKRLNDLTELCEERFYEATVELLTHTERCFXGDLCYLYTRRLDRALRRKQNITNFLFEEELGEEEEEVAVLGRIFCSLNHTVGTDPHSHIHTPSIVLCPAPPESVEVLEVYPPCPDNSAQQSEALTGEERLESSLSDLTMETQDQESSEGNKDSFSSDRSGGEEEEGGDQTPVFLLDAEEGEGETHRVCEREGETEGVFNGKRREGLRQGRVMDREFLTMSWVQMDTACCMSQEASXVHTSPPDTLPAAGCSPRSLPLVVNQEPQPXAAVQGSRAWVPPAARALWAGLDLPISSLGDTTSRGSDQDGSDVTTVSVYGVRRAGSPLGYGGVVTLRQKKRAGQGPLRFVRQYPFALHALWSLLSGRTLVVLGSEEGRVRRLVSALALYVPGPGRCGERVQPWLSCPFSLADLQRWKLIGLQRMASPAGTSMLCSLSRYSRYISVLDADRKTLRCPGYRGTLLANVADHRTRLRRGSTYFLHLQNTLSRLAARAFLLSFTHHLHLPISHLEQRREVEERTRGFLRDQLRLGEDDCAVLMYLSQLITQHYLEMDNTPGNTQQNLEANNILDAGAL